A window of the Linepithema humile isolate Giens D197 chromosome 4, Lhum_UNIL_v1.0, whole genome shotgun sequence genome harbors these coding sequences:
- the LOC105671888 gene encoding uncharacterized protein, translating into MADEKQASCSPEDCSDKIEVSQDFVFPIFKPFSPANEYFSSIEYLSLPEFDSPSRVMPKTSKKTFLNEKSNGGECETLKKTAEENDIEFLRYKNSRMSYWTCRSEMDFARPKYRNNVSPAIENLIRIMGIPFLLTSEDSRTPMKRAFSSGIFDGRIAYDDYALLSRKRLDASFTSPKTPVFTSRRHSVNSRTLKAMLMKETGSSSSQLAQKFLSRCQSWESVDTPPSDERVVNSSRYEIKESPQCVKIAEKDKETFQETIYVSEMYFLLMASNRNRRIRMAMMSRSERPRAESRNSDSAFSELTASDQE; encoded by the coding sequence ATGGCCGATGAAAAGCAGGCGTCTTGTTCGCCCGAGGATTGTTCCGATAAAATTGAGGTCTCTCAAGATTTCGTTTTTCCGATATTCAAGCCCTTCTCACCGGcgaatgaatatttttcctCGATTGAATACTTGTCATTGCCGGAATTCGATTCGCCGTCTCGCGTGATGCCGAAAACCTCGAAGAAAACGTTCCTGAACGAGAAGTCTAACGGTGGCGAGTGCGAAACACTCAAAAAGACGGCTGAAGAGAACGATATCGAATTCTTGCGCTATAAGAACTCGCGAATGTCCTATTGGACATGCCGTTCAGAAATGGACTTTGCAAGACCAAAATACCGCAATAACGTAAGTCCTGCGATCGAAAATCTTATCCGGATAATGGGCATACCGTTCTTGTTGACGTCTGAGGACTCGCGGACACCGATGAAACGCGCCTTCTCATCTGGTATTTTCGACGGCAGAATAGCTTACGACGATTACGCACTCTTAAGTAGGAAACGTTTGGATGCGAGCTTTACCAGCCCGAAGACGCCCGTCTTCACTTCTAGAAGACACAGCGTGAACAGTCGCACGCTGAAGGCGATGTTGATGAAGGAGACCGGTTCCTCGTCATCTCAGCTTGCGCAGAAATTCTTGTCGAGATGTCAATCGTGGGAATCCGTCGATACACCACCGAGTGATGAGCGAGTTGTAAACTCTTCGCgttatgaaataaaagaatcgcCACAGTGTGTCAAGATTGCAGAAAAAGACAAAGAAACATTTCAGGAGACGATTTATGTGTCTGAAATGTACTTCTTGTTGATGGCGTCGAATAGAAATCGTCGGATAAGAATGGCGATGATGAGCAGATCAGAAAGACCGCGAGCAGAGTCGAGGAACAGCGATAGCGCTTTTAGCGAGCTTACGGCTTCCGATCAAGAATAA